The Actinomadura graeca nucleotide sequence GCAGCGTCCGCCGCGCCGACGGCGGCGCGGGCTCGTGATCGGCCGGGTGGGTCACGGCGACCAGGCCGGCGACCAGCGCCGCAGTGGCGGCCGCGACGGAGTACCGGGCCGGACGGGGGAACCTGACGCCCGGCCGGGGCTTTTGCGTCGGACGGTCCGCCCGCGCCTCCGAGGCCGCCGCGACGGCGCGGAAACGTTCCAGCCGTCCGGGGTCGGCGGGCGGGTCGAGCTCGTCCGGCCGGACGCCGGACATCGCGGTCAGGAGATCGGTCTTCCTACTCATCGGTGCCTCCACTCTCACGTCGGGCGGTGTGCGCGGCGCCGCCGATCCGGCGTTCCAGGCGGCGGCGCGCCCGGTGCACGCGCATGGTGAGCGCGGGCCTCGAACAGCCGAGGACGTCGGCGGCCTCCCGAGGGGACAGCCCGTGCCAGCCGAGCAGCATGAGGACCTCGCGGTCCTGCTCCGGCAGCGCGGCCAGCCCGCGCAGGAGGACGTCCCGATCGGCGACCAGTTCGGCGACGTCGCCGGACACCGGCGTGGACGCCGCCCAGGCGGTCAGCTCCGCGGCGATCAGGTCCTGGCGCAGCGCGTCCCGGTACTGCTCACGGATCACGTTGCGGGCGACGCCGATCAGCCAGGCCAGCGGGACGTCCGGTACGACGTCACGGCGCCGCCACGCGATGGCGAACGTCTCGCTCGCGACCTCCTCGGCCTGCGCGGTCCCGACCCGCGTCACCGCGTAGGCGTACACGCGCGGGAAGTACCGGCCGAAGAGATCGTCGAACCACTCGGCCGGGCCTTGGGCCGCGCACTCGATGGCCGATCCCCGT carries:
- a CDS encoding RNA polymerase sigma factor, whose product is MSRRGSAIECAAQGPAEWFDDLFGRYFPRVYAYAVTRVGTAQAEEVASETFAIAWRRRDVVPDVPLAWLIGVARNVIREQYRDALRQDLIAAELTAWAASTPVSGDVAELVADRDVLLRGLAALPEQDREVLMLLGWHGLSPREAADVLGCSRPALTMRVHRARRRLERRIGGAAHTARRESGGTDE